The following nucleotide sequence is from Gammaproteobacteria bacterium.
GCCGCCGGTGGACCGTCCATGCCGACGCTCACGGATGAAGGCGGGGCGGACCGGTTGTTGGAAGCCGCCGGCACGCCGGCATCGGGCGAGGCCGCCAAGGCGGGCGGTTCGACGTCTGCCGGCCATACTCTGCCGCAGCCGTTCGCCCCGACTTTGTCCGCGGTACAAACGGCCGCGGTGTCCAACGGGCAGGCCGCGACGCCCATGCCCGTGCCGACCGCCGCGTCACAGGCCACTGTTAGCGTGCCGGTGGGGCATCCGGCATTTTCCCAGGCCGTGGGCGAACAGATCAGCTGGATGACCGGACAGGGCCAGCACGCCGTGCAAATGCATCTCAACCCGCCGCAGCTCGGGCCGCTGTCCGTGCACGTCCACGTCAACGGGGACCAAACCCAGGTCCTGTTCCAGACGCACCATCCCTCGGTGCGTAGCGCGTTGGAGGCGACCGCTTCGCATCTGCGTGACCTGCTGGGTCAGGGCGGTCAGCAGACGGTCAGCGTCAGTGTGGATCTCAACCAGCAGGGGACAGGCGGCCAGCAGGCGTTTCAGCAGGGTGGTGCGCAGTCGCAGCCGGGCCCCTGGTCGTCCACGCCGTCCTGGTCGGCCGGCACCGGCGCCGAGGGCGGCGGGGCGGAGCCGGATGTCGGGGCCGGCTGGCGGATCTACCGGCGCGGACTGTTCGATACCTACGTCTGAACAGCCGCACGGCATTCGAGGTAAACCTTTGCCGCTTCGGGCCGATACCTTCCACGAACGTTAGAACGATTAGCACTGCGCAGGGAGCAGCAGCGCCCGGTTTGCCCATAACCATAACGATTAATACGTCCGGGCATTTATACCCGAAACGTTTTCAGGAGTTGAGCATGAAAATTCTGCCTCGCACGATCAAGGCAAAACTGTTGGGAGTCATCGTTTTTGCAAGCGTCCTGGTGGTTACCGCATTGGTGGTCTCAGTGACCGGCCAGCGTGCCGCCATGAGCAATTATCAGCAGGGGATCATGCAAAGCGCGAAGCGTCCATCGCCAAGTTCGACAAAGCTTATCAGCAGGCGATGGCACTGGCGCCTAAGGGATCGGAGATTCGCGACCAGCTCGGCGAGATCGGTACGCTGTGGATGCGCAACAAGGCACAGCGCCTGCAGGCCTTGGAGATGGCGCAGCACGGCCAGTACGAGCAGGCCCAGCAGGTGCTGATGCACGACGCGCATCCCGACTGGCGCCGCATTCGCATCAATCTGCAAAAGGTCGAAGCCACGCTTTCCAAACAGATGCGGGCGGACGATACCGTGCTGCATGCGAAATTCGAGAACACCATCTTCTGGAGCGCGGTGCTCAATATCCTGGCGCTGGTGCTGGGCGGCGGCCTGGTGGCCTTTATGGTGTGGATGGTGGTGAGCCGTC
It contains:
- a CDS encoding flagellar hook-length control protein FliK — translated: MPTLTDEGGADRLLEAAGTPASGEAAKAGGSTSAGHTLPQPFAPTLSAVQTAAVSNGQAATPMPVPTAASQATVSVPVGHPAFSQAVGEQISWMTGQGQHAVQMHLNPPQLGPLSVHVHVNGDQTQVLFQTHHPSVRSALEATASHLRDLLGQGGQQTVSVSVDLNQQGTGGQQAFQQGGAQSQPGPWSSTPSWSAGTGAEGGGAEPDVGAGWRIYRRGLFDTYV
- a CDS encoding HAMP domain-containing protein; translated protein: MALAPKGSEIRDQLGEIGTLWMRNKAQRLQALEMAQHGQYEQAQQVLMHDAHPDWRRIRINLQKVEATLSKQMRADDTVLHAKFENTIFWSAVLNILALVLGGGLVAFMVWMVVSRLNGVTLIMEDIAAGEGDLTQRMPLKGSRDELDQLGNAFNRFVERIQGLVGQVAGSTAQLAAAAEELSATSEDTNR